AGTCACTAACTGAAAGGGACGAGTGCGAATTTCTTGCCCTGCACCAGCGACACCAATAATCACACTTACACCCCAACCCTTGTGACAACATTCTAAAGCTTGGCGCATGAGATTCACGTTACCCACACATTCAAAGCTGTAATCAGCACCACCTTTAGTTAAATCAACCAGGTAAGCAACCAAGTCACCCTCAACTTCGTGGGGATTCACAAAATGTGTCATCCCAAATTTTTCTGCCAGAGCTTTTTTACTAGGATTAATATCTACTCCAATAATCATATTTGCCCCTACCATCCGCGCTCCTTGGATGACGTTTAAACCGATACCACCCAAGCCAAAAACTACAACATTGGAGCCAGCTTCAACTCCGGCAGTGTAAATTACTGCACCAATACCCGTAGTTACACCACAGCCGATATAACAAACTTTTTCAAAGGGTGCATCTTCGCGGATTTTGGCAACGGCGATTTCCGGGAGGACTGTATAGTTAGCAAAGGTAGATGTGCCCATGTAGTGGTGGATTTTCTCGCCATTGATGGAGAAGCGACTACTACCATCGGGCATCACACCCTTGCCTTGGGTGCTACGAATCGCTTGGCAAAGATTGGTTTTGCGGCTCAGACAATATTCACACTCACGACATTCTGGGGTGTAGAGAGGAATCACGCGATCGCCAACCTTGACACTCTTCACACCTTCCCCCACCTCGACAACTACACCTGCACCTTCATGCCCTAAGATTGCCGGAAATAAACCT
The Calothrix sp. 336/3 DNA segment above includes these coding regions:
- a CDS encoding S-(hydroxymethyl)glutathione dehydrogenase/class III alcohol dehydrogenase, giving the protein MEVKAAVAFSAGKPLAIEMVQLEGPKAGEVMIEIKASGVCHTDAFTLSGNDPEGLFPAILGHEGAGVVVEVGEGVKSVKVGDRVIPLYTPECRECEYCLSRKTNLCQAIRSTQGKGVMPDGSSRFSINGEKIHHYMGTSTFANYTVLPEIAVAKIREDAPFEKVCYIGCGVTTGIGAVIYTAGVEAGSNVVVFGLGGIGLNVIQGARMVGANMIIGVDINPSKKALAEKFGMTHFVNPHEVEGDLVAYLVDLTKGGADYSFECVGNVNLMRQALECCHKGWGVSVIIGVAGAGQEIRTRPFQLVTGRVWKGSAFGGARGRTDVPKIVDWYMEGKINIDDLITHVMPIEQINHAFDLMHKGESIRSVVTF